The Crocinitomicaceae bacterium genome includes a region encoding these proteins:
- a CDS encoding response regulator transcription factor yields MIYIAIVDNERCVRSALKDRLSRFKDFEILFTAENGRDFLEAMINARKTIEPDIVLMDIDMPIMNGIQAIEEAKLRYKKTKYIVLTIFDEDEKIFNAIKAGADGYLLKDEPVEKIKDAIFDLLKGEGAPMSPAIARKVLNLLSNAQPTSELKNKTEYSSEYNLTDREKEILTLLVDGLEYKEIASILGLSPNTVRNNITKIYSKLHVTSRMQAAKLVNKSSKQKN; encoded by the coding sequence ATGATTTATATTGCAATAGTTGATAATGAAAGATGCGTCCGGTCAGCACTAAAGGACAGGCTGAGTCGTTTTAAAGATTTTGAAATCTTATTTACAGCTGAAAATGGAAGAGATTTTTTAGAAGCAATGATCAACGCGCGTAAGACAATAGAACCTGATATTGTTTTGATGGATATTGACATGCCTATCATGAACGGAATACAAGCAATTGAAGAAGCAAAGTTGAGATATAAAAAAACTAAGTACATTGTTCTGACAATATTTGACGAAGATGAAAAAATATTCAACGCCATTAAAGCCGGTGCTGATGGTTATTTGCTAAAAGATGAACCGGTCGAAAAAATTAAAGACGCTATTTTTGATCTTCTCAAAGGTGAAGGTGCACCAATGTCTCCTGCAATTGCAAGAAAAGTATTGAACTTGCTTTCAAACGCACAACCTACATCTGAATTAAAAAATAAAACCGAGTACTCATCAGAGTATAATCTAACTGACCGCGAAAAAGAAATTCTAACCTTACTTGTAGACGGATTAGAATATAAAGAAATAGCCTCAATCCTTGGTTTAAGTCCTAACACGGTGCGTAATAACATTACTAAAATATACAGCAAATTGCACGTTACCTCAAGAATGCAAGCAGCAAAATTGGTTAATAAAAGTTCAAAACAAAAGAATTAA
- a CDS encoding ABC-F family ATP-binding cassette domain-containing protein: MITVDSVSVTFNGSDLFKDISFVINDTDRIALMGKNGAGKSTLLKILAGASQPTRGKVSAPKDAVIAYLPQHLLHDDNCTVFEETAKAFAKINNMKVQMESLNKELETRTDYESDSYMELIQQVTDLSEKYYAIEDVNYDAEIEMTLKGLGFLREDFTRSTKEFSGGWRMRIELAKILLQKPDLILLDEPTNHLDIESIQWLEEFLVDHAKGVIVISHDRAFVDNITTRTIEITMGRIYDYKAKYSHYLELRKERREQQQKQYDEQQRMIAETTEFIERFKGTYSKTLQVQSRVKMLEKLDIIQVDEVDTSALRLKFPPAPRSGNYPVIVEELTKKYGDYTVFEKASMVIERGQKVAFVGKNGEGKSTMIKAIMNEIDFDGTCSLGHNTMVGYFAQNQASLLDENLTVWQTIDDVAVGEIRTKIKDLLGAFMFGGESWTKKVKVLSGGERTRLAMIKLLLEPYNLLILDEPTNHLDMKTKDILKEALLQFDGTLVVVSHDRDFLNGLVSKVFEFGNKRVKEHLEDINGFLRIKKMENLREIERKA; this comes from the coding sequence ATGATCACGGTAGACTCAGTTTCAGTGACCTTTAATGGTTCAGATTTATTCAAAGACATTTCATTTGTAATCAATGATACTGACCGCATAGCGCTGATGGGAAAAAACGGTGCCGGTAAATCTACCCTGCTAAAAATTCTAGCCGGAGCCAGTCAACCAACCCGCGGAAAAGTTTCTGCACCAAAAGATGCCGTAATTGCTTATCTGCCTCAGCATTTACTGCATGATGATAACTGCACGGTATTTGAAGAAACAGCCAAGGCATTTGCAAAAATCAACAACATGAAAGTGCAGATGGAATCCTTGAATAAAGAATTGGAAACCCGCACAGATTATGAGTCAGACAGCTATATGGAACTTATTCAACAAGTCACTGACTTGAGTGAAAAATATTATGCAATTGAAGATGTAAACTACGATGCAGAAATTGAAATGACTTTGAAAGGGCTGGGATTTTTGCGTGAAGATTTCACCCGATCAACCAAAGAATTTTCAGGTGGATGGAGAATGCGCATTGAACTGGCAAAAATTCTGCTGCAAAAACCTGATCTCATTTTGCTTGATGAGCCCACCAACCACTTGGATATTGAATCAATTCAATGGCTTGAAGAATTTTTAGTTGACCACGCTAAAGGAGTAATCGTAATCTCACACGACCGTGCCTTTGTTGACAACATTACCACGCGCACCATTGAAATAACGATGGGACGCATATACGATTACAAAGCAAAATATTCACACTATCTTGAATTGAGAAAAGAGAGACGTGAACAGCAGCAAAAGCAGTATGATGAACAACAAAGAATGATTGCTGAAACCACTGAATTTATTGAACGATTCAAAGGCACCTATTCAAAAACATTACAAGTACAATCACGTGTAAAAATGTTAGAAAAACTTGATATTATTCAGGTTGATGAAGTTGACACCTCTGCATTGCGATTGAAATTTCCGCCCGCACCACGTTCAGGAAATTACCCGGTCATAGTTGAAGAACTGACAAAAAAATACGGTGATTATACGGTGTTTGAAAAAGCCAGTATGGTCATTGAACGCGGACAAAAAGTTGCTTTTGTTGGAAAAAACGGTGAAGGTAAATCTACCATGATTAAAGCCATCATGAATGAAATTGATTTTGATGGTACATGTTCACTCGGTCACAATACCATGGTTGGCTATTTTGCGCAAAACCAAGCATCATTACTTGACGAAAATCTTACGGTTTGGCAAACAATAGATGATGTTGCAGTTGGTGAAATACGCACGAAAATAAAAGACTTACTTGGTGCATTTATGTTCGGCGGGGAAAGCTGGACCAAAAAAGTAAAAGTTCTTTCAGGCGGTGAACGCACTCGCCTTGCCATGATTAAATTACTACTTGAACCATACAATTTGCTCATATTGGATGAGCCTACCAATCACCTGGACATGAAAACCAAAGACATTCTCAAAGAAGCACTTTTGCAATTTGACGGAACCCTGGTTGTTGTTTCTCACGACCGTGATTTTTTAAATGGATTGGTTTCAAAAGTTTTTGAATTCGGCAACAAAAGAGTAAAAGAACATCTTGAAGATATCAACGGATTTCTGCGCATTAAAAAAATGGAGAATTTGCGTGAGATTGAGCGCAAGGCGTGA